One window from the genome of Oceanispirochaeta sp. M1 encodes:
- a CDS encoding UPF0758 domain-containing protein — protein sequence MESPTGCRQADGHGQKNKKLSICLNHQTLPARMEVMKQKKYTISSRENMQPREKALHYGVSVLNDRELLKILIGSGQKNRPVDAIARDVLKLLDYNNVEKLFILSIFQNSF from the coding sequence TTGGAAAGCCCGACCGGCTGCCGCCAGGCAGACGGACACGGCCAAAAAAATAAAAAACTTTCAATCTGTCTCAATCACCAGACCCTTCCCGCCCGTATGGAAGTTATGAAACAAAAAAAATATACAATCAGCTCCAGAGAGAACATGCAGCCTCGGGAAAAAGCGCTTCACTACGGTGTGTCTGTATTAAACGACAGGGAACTGTTAAAGATTCTTATCGGAAGCGGGCAGAAAAACAGACCTGTGGATGCAATTGCCCGGGATGTGCTTAAACTGCTGGATTACAACAATGTGGAGAAATTATTCATACTGTCAATATTTCAAAACTCTTTTTGA
- a CDS encoding transposase — protein MSNYWVEIKSLRLYCRSGLHDLWHRLHLIFIHNPERLKNEAALASMCGVNPLPASSGKITRHPLNRGGSRIENNALWTMSWFV, from the coding sequence GTGTCCAACTATTGGGTGGAGATCAAATCCTTAAGACTTTATTGTAGAAGTGGTCTGCATGACCTGTGGCACAGGCTCCATCTTATATTCATTCATAATCCAGAACGTCTGAAAAATGAAGCAGCACTAGCATCAATGTGTGGTGTGAATCCCTTACCAGCATCTTCCGGTAAAATAACACGACATCCTTTGAATCGGGGTGGGAGTAGGATAGAAAATAATGCTTTATGGACTATGTCATGGTTCGTATGA
- a CDS encoding methyl-accepting chemotaxis protein, with protein MVKKFKGLLAFNVAIEAVGTGDAGKGLAVAAREERTLTERIQSFAEEIYSLSKKIITVAENTGNMLKQIFTAIQNTTEFIKGISAASLEQNSDSQLNKSTVLQLDKAVQQNISYSKELTSMSE; from the coding sequence ATGGTAAAGAAGTTTAAAGGTCTTCTAGCATTTAATGTAGCGATTGAAGCTGTAGGGACTGGAGATGCAGGTAAGGGATTAGCAGTAGCTGCCAGGGAAGAAAGAACGTTAACTGAGAGAATCCAGAGTTTTGCTGAAGAAATATATTCACTATCAAAGAAAATCATAACTGTTGCTGAAAATACTGGTAACATGCTTAAGCAGATCTTTACAGCCATTCAGAACACAACAGAGTTCATTAAAGGTATATCCGCTGCATCTTTAGAACAGAATAGTGATTCTCAGCTGAATAAATCAACTGTATTGCAGCTTGATAAAGCTGTTCAGCAAAATATTTCATATTCTAAAGAGCTAACTTCTATGTCAGAATAA